From uncultured Desulfobacter sp.:
TGAAACCTTTTCCGGGGTAAAGATTGTTAAAATATTTAACCTTCAGTCCTTTGAAACGACCAGATTCAAGGAAAAAACCAAAGAATTGTTTCGTTTAGAAATGAAAAAAGTGATGACACGGGCATTGTCCTCCCCGGTTATGGAATTTTTAGGTGGGTTAGGCATTGCTTTTGTTATCTGGTTTGGCGGAATGCGGGTGGTCAACGGTACGTCCACACCCGGCGTGTTTTTTTCTTTTTTGACTGCCGTGATGATGCTTTATGACCCGGTGAAGAAATTGTCCTCACTGAACAATACCATCCAGGAGGGCGTGGCGGCAGCATCCAGGGTTTTTGATGTGCTGGAAACCGAAAATGATGTGGTGGACAAACCCGATGCCCGGCCTCTTAAGGCGTCATCCTGTGATGTGGTTTTTGAAAACGTTTCTTTTGCCTACGGCCCTGAAGAAACTTTAGCTTTAAAGAACATTAATCTTAAGGCCGCACCCGGTGAGACCCTGGCGTTAGTCGGCATGAGCGGCGGCGGAAAAACCAGTCTCGTGAACCTGATCCCAAGACTTTATGATGTGGCCGAGGGCGGTGTTTTTGTTGGCGGATACGATGTCCGGGACCTGACAATTGCTTCCCTTCGGGACCATATTTCCATTGTGACCCAGGAACCTATTTTATTCAACGAGACCGTGCGGGACAATATCCGGTATGGAAAAATGGATGCAGATGATGCCACGGTTGAAGCGGCAGCCAGGGCCGCCTTTGCCCATGATTTTATCTGCGGTTTTCCCAAGGGTTACGACACCGTAATCGGAGAACTTGGTTCCCGTTTATCCGGGGGAGAAAAACAACGGATCTGCATTGCCAGGGCGCTTTTGAAAAATGCGCCGGTGCTGATTTTAGACGAGGCAACCTCGGCTTTGGATTCCCAAGCAGAAAAAGTTGTGCAAAAGGCTTTGGAAAATTTGATGGAGGGCCGTACTTCCTTTGTTATTGCTCACAGATTGTCCACCATAGATTACGCCTCCCGGATTATTGTGCTCAAAAACGGTACCATTGTTGAACAAGGTGTCCATGATGACCTGATGGCTGCAAAAGGTTTTTATTATAAACTGCAGTCCATGCAAACTTCAAAAAATTAAGACTATACAAGGAGATACTGGTATGGCTGTATCAAAAGAACTGCTTGAAATTCTTGTCTGTCCCAAATGCAAAGGTCCGGTGGAACTGACCGAGACAGAGGACGGCTTGGTTTGCAACACCTGTGGCCTTAAATACGAAATCAGGGATGATATCCCCATTATGCTCATTGACGAGGCGATTCCCGTTAAAAAATGAGTACACCGAAAGCACCGGCACCGGCCAAACTTGTGATGTCGGTTTTTATGAAAGACAAGACGGTCCTGAAATCGGTCTTCCCACGCCTTGAAGCTGTGGGCGGTCCCGTGGACATGATCTCCCCCTGGCTGGATTTTGATTTTACGGATTATTATTACAGGGAAATGGGGGAACCGTTGTTTCGCAGGCTTATTGCATTCAAACCGCTGATGGAACAGGATGCCCTTGCTTCGATCAAACTTGATACCAACAGGATTGAAGCGGAGTGCCTGGACCAGGACAACAGAACCATCAACATTGACCCGGGCTATCTTTTGTCTTCCCGGTTTATCCTGGCCACGGGAAAGGAGTATTCCCACAGGATTTACATCGGACAGAAAATTTATGCTGACCTGACATTAATGTACACCAAAAACGGCTTTAAAACCCTGGAGTGGACTTACCCGGATTATGCCTCCGATGCTGTGCTCAAATTCCTAACGCAGGTGAGGCAGAAATATCTTGCGGATCTTAAGGCCATAAAAGGATAATTATTATGATAAAAAGCATGACCGCTTTTGCCAAAGTGTCGCACAGCCTGGATACCCTGACTGTGGACATGACTGTTCGCGCTTATAATTCCCGTTTTCTTGATTTTTCGATTTATCTGCCCGAAACCTGTCAGCCCTTTGAGGAGGAGATTAAAAAGATCATGGGGCAGTTCCATGCCCGGGGCAGAATAGAGATCCGGGCAAGCCTGGAGGATCAGTCCAGGGACCAGGATCTGTTTGAGGTGGATAGTATCAAGGCTAAAGCCTATTATAAAGCATTGAAAACGGTTCAGGATACCCTTTCCCTTTCCGGTGATATTGCCCTGGAAACCGTGCTCGGGGCTAAGCAGGTCATTGTGGCTGCAAAACCTGAAGTTAATCTGGAGCTTCTCCGTTCCGCGCTGTGTGACACGGCCCGTAACGCGGCTCAGGCGCTTGACCAAATGCGAAAGCGTGAGGGGGAAAATCTGTACCAGGATTTAACCCGTCGTATTTCAGACATTGAACAGCGTATGGCAGGCGTTGAAGAACAGGCTAAAACCATACCGGAAGTTTACAAGGCCCGGCTTAAGGAACGCCTGGCCGTGCTGACTGCCGAGGACGGGGATTGTCTTGATCCGGTTCGTCTGGCCCAGGAAACCGCGCTGCTTGCGGACAAAAGTGATGTATCCGAGGAGATTGTCCGGGTGCACAGTCATATTAAAATGTTCCGGGAAGTCATGGATGAAAATGAGTCCCAGGGCAGAAAACTCAATTTTTTGATCCAGGAGTTTAACCGGGAATTTAACACTATTGGTTCCAAGGCCGGTAATGCAATCCTGTCTCATGCTGTGGTCGACCTGAAATCCGAGCTGGAAAAGATCCGGGAGCAGGTGCAGAATATCGAATAGAATTGAAAAAAGGAAAACTATGGAAAAGCCACTTTTGGGCGTTGGTTTTGGCAATACTGTGGTGGCAGACCGGGTGGTGGCGATTTTAACCCCGATCTCGTCGCCCATGAAGCGGATCAAGGATCAAGCCAAGGAGGACCGGCGCCTTATTGACGTGACCCATGGCAGAAAAACCAGAGCCATCATTGTGACAGACTCCAACCACGTGATTCTGTCCGCGATTCAGGCGGATACCATTTCCGCACGCTTTGAGGCCTTGATCCAAAACCCCGGGGCACCCCAGGAGGAGGAATAGGGCATGGCGGCAAAACTTTTCATTGTTTCAGCACCCTCAGGTGCCGGCAAGACAACACTTATCAGAGAATTTTTGAAGCGGTTTGACAACCTGGTATATTCCATTTCCCACACCACCCGCAGCCCTCGACAGGGTGAGGTTCACGGAAAAGATTATTTTTTTACGGATAAGGCACAGTTCATGGAAATGGTGGAATCCGGCCAGATGCTGGAATGGGCACAAGTCCACGGCAATTGTTACGGTACCTCCAGATTTTTTGTTCAAGAACAGCTTGCCGCAGGCCAAAGTGTTCTATTGGATATTGATGTCCAGGGGGGGCGTCAGATTATGGATTTTGACTTGGATTCCGTTTCCATATTCATCATGCCCCCGTCTTTAGAGGTCCTTGAACAGCGGCTGCGGGGCAGGGGAACCGATACCGAAGAGGTGATTCGCACGCGTTTGGAAAATGCAAAAGGAGAAATTGCCCAGAAATCCTTTTATACCCATGTGTTGGTCAATGATGTTCTGGATGAGGCGGTTGCCGAATTCATTACTATTGTTGAACAGGAGACTGCTAACTGATGGCCGGCAAACCAGGATCCCGGGGTCGGAAACGCAACCCCAGGGGTCATGAACGAAAAAGTGAAATTCGAAATTCCGGGGATAAAGAGATTCTTTACGGATACCACTCGGTATTTGAAGCTCTGAAAGCCGGTCGCCGTAAATTTGAATCCATCATGGTGTATGAGAATCGGTCTGATAAACGTGTGCAGGCCGTGGCAGATCTGGCCGGAGAGAAACAAGTGACGGTGCAAACCCTTGCCGGTGAGGAGCTGGATCGACTGGCCGGTTTTGGCCGTCACCAGGGCATTGCCGCCAGGGTGTCGCCCTTTCCGGTCCAATCCGTCTCTGCGTTGTTTAAACAGATTGAAACCCGGACAGATCCGTTTTTTATTCTGATTCTTGAAAGCATTGAAGATCCCCAGAATACCGGTGCGTTGATCCGCACCGCGCTGTGTGCCGACGTTAATTATATTGTGATGCCAAAAGACCGGTGTGCCCTGCCGTCTGCCGGGGTCTCCCGCAGTTCAGCCGGGGCCATGGAACATGCCCCCATATTTTTAGCCACCAACCTGTCGGTTTTGATCCGTGACCTTAAAAAATATGGTGCCTGGGTGTCCGGTCTGGATGCCGGTGCAGATAAAGGCCTTTTTGAGGCAGACCTTACCGGTAACCTGGCCCTTGTGGTGGGGGGGGAGCACACCGGGCTGCGGCCCGGGATAAGAAAAGCTTGTGATTTTATCCTGTCCATTCCCATGGAAACCCATATTACGTCGCTGAATGCGTCTGTGGCAGGCGGTATCGCCATGTTTGAGGCCCGGCGTCAACGCCTGGGTCTCAATTCCTGATGATAAAAAAACTGGCCAAAGTGACCTTGGCCGGGTTTGGCGCATTGGTATTTCCGAACAAATGCCTGGGATGCGGTAAATATATTAAAAAGCCCACGGATAACTCGTTAAGCCTCTGCTTCTGCCACACGTGCCTGGGACAGGCCCTACCGGTATTTGATCACCCGTTTTGTCCTGCCTGCGGCCGTTGTTTTGAATCCGGATCTGATCACCTGTGTGGCGCCTGCCATGAAACTCCCATGGTAATGCAGGGTGTCAGGGCGGCATTTATGTACAAAGATGTGATACAAAAGGCCCTGGGGTTATTCAAATATCAATCAAAGCTCAGTTTAGCGCGGCCTTTTGAACGTCATCTGTTCCAGGCCTTTGCCACCCATTATGACATGGATGGTTTTCATCTGATTCTGCCCATTCCCCTCCATGGATCAAAGGCTAAAAAGCGCGGATTCAACCAGTCCTATTTTCTTGTCCGAAATTTTCCCCGGCTGTACAAGGAGACCCATGACCGACCGGCACCATGGCGCATTGACATCGGCGGCCTTGCCCGGGTCCGGGCAACGGTCAGCCAGACCGGCTTGGACCATAAGGCACGCAAAAAGAATCTGACCCAGGCCTTTGCCTGCCCTAAGCCTGCCCGTATCAAAGGTAAAAATATTCTTTTAGTGGATGATGTGTTTACCACAGGGGCCACCTGCGATGCTGCGGCCCAGACCCTTTTGGATGCAGGGGCAGCCGGTGTGTCGGCTTTGGTTTTGGCCCGGGCTTAATTGGTGTTTGAACGGCTTGATAGAGGCGTTTTAGTTTACAACGTCATCCATTAACTTTTCGTTCAAACACGGGGCGCTGTACATGGACAGCAATTCTAAATTTGATGGTCTCGTAAAAAGTCGAAAATACCAAAATAGGTATTTGTTCTCCAACGTAAAAAACGATCAGAAGCTTGTACTTGTTGATGATGGCCGGGACATGTGGTGGATTGCTGTTGTAAGGGCACCTTTGTTGCCTTTGGTCTTTTTGTCGGCTGATTGATTTTGTCAAAAGGTCCCGACAAGTTTGGCTGCTTTCCTTGCAATATCGAGATCTTCTGGGAGATCCAGTGATAACTCAGCCCTGGCAAGTGCCAAGCGGGCCTGAAACATTGCCACCTCCCGAATTTTGGGGTCTCCGATTAATGCCAGGGCCTGAAAGGCCTTTTGTAATCTCACCACGACTTCAATGGTGCCAGCCCCGTCACGGGCAATGGCGTTGAAGGCATCATCAAACATGTCCCATAATGATATTTCCGGCACCATTACCCGATCATATTTAAAGTCTCGACTGTCATCATCTTCAACGGTTTTACCCCAATGCGTAAAAAGCCGTACAAGCGTCCCGATAACATCGATTGCGGTACCGGGATCATTGACGGCGGGCGACAACGCTCGAATGGCAATTTCCGAGAGAACGACGAGGCCAAATTGAGGATCTTCATCAAAAGTCCTGTCCTCACAGATCAAAAATGTTTTCACTATCTGATCAATGTCTTTTTCTGACAGGGTTCCCGAATCTGTGGTCACATAAGCAAGAGCCCTGCCTGGTGCTACGAAGGTTCCGGGCAAAGCATCCACCATAATCTGCAGCTGCAAGTTTTCTGCAGTACCCTGTAAGTCAGCCATATCTATACGCTGGATATATCCGATCGAATTTCCATAAACGGCCTGTCCCACAGGTTTAAGCTGCCCCGCAGGAACACCACCCAGGGTGGGTGCTAATCGTCTTCGCTGCAAAGCATCATCTGTTGCTTTCTCCACCTTATTAATGATCCTGCCGAGACGCCCAAGACGGGCAATACTGTCAACCCAGCGAACAAAGGTAACAATAACCACACCAAGAACAATTAATGTCAAAGCAAATATCATAAAACGAGCTGATTTGCCGTAATATCCATTTTTTAAAACCATAAGTGCGATGACGCTGAAAATAAATGTGCCGATAAAGGTAGAAAGTGCATTTTGGGATTCGTCATCCGAAATGACCAGCGGAAAAGAGCGCGGCGTTGCATTGCTGCTGGCTGAATTATAGGCCGAAACCATTGATCCGACAGCAAAGGTGGCAATTGCCAGCATACTTGAGGCAATAATGGACAGCAACATCTCTATCGAGTTTTTATTAACCTCGGGAACAAACTGATCGATTTCGTAATAGTCCACTTGCTTTATCAGAAACACAATCATTATTGAGAGCACGCAGGTGACAAGTGGCTTAACCCAAAGTTTTTCGCCGATACGGTTATAAAGAAATCTCAATCGTTCAAACATTTTAAATTTCCTATTACTCGATTATCAAGTTTTTAAATATGTTTTCGGCTCACTTATAATTCCAGTAAAAACCTGGCTTGATTTTGGAAAGCCGCTGCCGCA
This genomic window contains:
- a CDS encoding YicC/YloC family endoribonuclease; this encodes MIKSMTAFAKVSHSLDTLTVDMTVRAYNSRFLDFSIYLPETCQPFEEEIKKIMGQFHARGRIEIRASLEDQSRDQDLFEVDSIKAKAYYKALKTVQDTLSLSGDIALETVLGAKQVIVAAKPEVNLELLRSALCDTARNAAQALDQMRKREGENLYQDLTRRISDIEQRMAGVEEQAKTIPEVYKARLKERLAVLTAEDGDCLDPVRLAQETALLADKSDVSEEIVRVHSHIKMFREVMDENESQGRKLNFLIQEFNREFNTIGSKAGNAILSHAVVDLKSELEKIREQVQNIE
- the rlmB gene encoding 23S rRNA (guanosine(2251)-2'-O)-methyltransferase RlmB; translation: MAGKPGSRGRKRNPRGHERKSEIRNSGDKEILYGYHSVFEALKAGRRKFESIMVYENRSDKRVQAVADLAGEKQVTVQTLAGEELDRLAGFGRHQGIAARVSPFPVQSVSALFKQIETRTDPFFILILESIEDPQNTGALIRTALCADVNYIVMPKDRCALPSAGVSRSSAGAMEHAPIFLATNLSVLIRDLKKYGAWVSGLDAGADKGLFEADLTGNLALVVGGEHTGLRPGIRKACDFILSIPMETHITSLNASVAGGIAMFEARRQRLGLNS
- a CDS encoding ComF family protein, giving the protein MIKKLAKVTLAGFGALVFPNKCLGCGKYIKKPTDNSLSLCFCHTCLGQALPVFDHPFCPACGRCFESGSDHLCGACHETPMVMQGVRAAFMYKDVIQKALGLFKYQSKLSLARPFERHLFQAFATHYDMDGFHLILPIPLHGSKAKKRGFNQSYFLVRNFPRLYKETHDRPAPWRIDIGGLARVRATVSQTGLDHKARKKNLTQAFACPKPARIKGKNILLVDDVFTTGATCDAAAQTLLDAGAAGVSALVLARA
- a CDS encoding Trm112 family protein — translated: MAVSKELLEILVCPKCKGPVELTETEDGLVCNTCGLKYEIRDDIPIMLIDEAIPVKK
- a CDS encoding DUF2254 domain-containing protein is translated as MFERLRFLYNRIGEKLWVKPLVTCVLSIMIVFLIKQVDYYEIDQFVPEVNKNSIEMLLSIIASSMLAIATFAVGSMVSAYNSASSNATPRSFPLVISDDESQNALSTFIGTFIFSVIALMVLKNGYYGKSARFMIFALTLIVLGVVIVTFVRWVDSIARLGRLGRIINKVEKATDDALQRRRLAPTLGGVPAGQLKPVGQAVYGNSIGYIQRIDMADLQGTAENLQLQIMVDALPGTFVAPGRALAYVTTDSGTLSEKDIDQIVKTFLICEDRTFDEDPQFGLVVLSEIAIRALSPAVNDPGTAIDVIGTLVRLFTHWGKTVEDDDSRDFKYDRVMVPEISLWDMFDDAFNAIARDGAGTIEVVVRLQKAFQALALIGDPKIREVAMFQARLALARAELSLDLPEDLDIARKAAKLVGTF
- the gmk gene encoding guanylate kinase, with translation MAAKLFIVSAPSGAGKTTLIREFLKRFDNLVYSISHTTRSPRQGEVHGKDYFFTDKAQFMEMVESGQMLEWAQVHGNCYGTSRFFVQEQLAAGQSVLLDIDVQGGRQIMDFDLDSVSIFIMPPSLEVLEQRLRGRGTDTEEVIRTRLENAKGEIAQKSFYTHVLVNDVLDEAVAEFITIVEQETAN
- a CDS encoding DUF4416 family protein produces the protein MSTPKAPAPAKLVMSVFMKDKTVLKSVFPRLEAVGGPVDMISPWLDFDFTDYYYREMGEPLFRRLIAFKPLMEQDALASIKLDTNRIEAECLDQDNRTINIDPGYLLSSRFILATGKEYSHRIYIGQKIYADLTLMYTKNGFKTLEWTYPDYASDAVLKFLTQVRQKYLADLKAIKG
- a CDS encoding ABC transporter ATP-binding protein, with protein sequence MKSKKTRLSKERRQKIIRMVFAHWKKLTLAALCMVVVAGANGTMALLVKPVLDDIFIAKDNTKLLLIPGLAVLVFFLKGAGSYGSEYLMNHVGQRIIRDFRDSLYEKIMNLPIAYIHKEKTGALMSRITNDVNIIKGMVSTAVISLFRDSFSVVAFLFVIFYRDWQLALGAFIVLPIAFYPIVLFGKRIRKFSTGSQETMADLNAFLHETFSGVKIVKIFNLQSFETTRFKEKTKELFRLEMKKVMTRALSSPVMEFLGGLGIAFVIWFGGMRVVNGTSTPGVFFSFLTAVMMLYDPVKKLSSLNNTIQEGVAAASRVFDVLETENDVVDKPDARPLKASSCDVVFENVSFAYGPEETLALKNINLKAAPGETLALVGMSGGGKTSLVNLIPRLYDVAEGGVFVGGYDVRDLTIASLRDHISIVTQEPILFNETVRDNIRYGKMDADDATVEAAARAAFAHDFICGFPKGYDTVIGELGSRLSGGEKQRICIARALLKNAPVLILDEATSALDSQAEKVVQKALENLMEGRTSFVIAHRLSTIDYASRIIVLKNGTIVEQGVHDDLMAAKGFYYKLQSMQTSKN
- a CDS encoding DUF370 domain-containing protein, coding for MEKPLLGVGFGNTVVADRVVAILTPISSPMKRIKDQAKEDRRLIDVTHGRKTRAIIVTDSNHVILSAIQADTISARFEALIQNPGAPQEEE